A window of Theileria parva strain Muguga chromosome 4 map unlocalized ctg_529, whole genome shotgun sequence genomic DNA:
TAAAGGAGCTTGAGATGTACGAAAAGGAGATGAAGGAACGAAGAAAGCTCATGAAATTAGAAAAGAAAAAGAGAAAACTCAACAACTCAAACCCAGATGTTAATAGTGGTCATAAAGTAAAATCTGAGCATACTAATGTTAAATCCGAGTATAATGACTTTAAATCAGATTATGACGATGCTAAAAGCGAATATAAGGTTAAATCAGAGTACGAGGATGAGGAAGAATCCAGTGAACTGGAAGCCATGAGGAAAGCTGGTCTTCCAGTATCtttttgttaatattatacagaatttaccattttatatattactcAGTCCCGAACTTAGGcgaattttattattacaaataCCAACTAAACGttaataaaacattataaagttaagttgataaatatgtaaataaatacctGTACAAAGATGACAGTGACCAAATATCTAACAGTTTTAATGGCCTTTTTAGGGTTATCGCGTTCATGTCTTCGTTTAAGTTCTTGTGCAAATTTATGTGAATTCCTCGAAAATTCCTTTACGTTATAGTCTATCTGATCCAACATCGAACCCTATTCTCAgttatataaatgtaaataacttaatttaGCAGTAAATAAACAGAGTTGAACCTGCTCAACTAGCATTGTTGACATTTGAGTGTACATATCCTTTAAATCTTGTACTGTTAAAGCTATTTGCTGTAACCTCTAAACAAGAAAATAAGTTGTCTTAAAATCGTAAATTAGCGTGAAACAATAAACCAGTTTCAAAAAATGGATCTTTAAAAAACTGTAAActaagttaaaattaccaatGTTCTATCTGCGATATTATCGTGTGAAGTTTGAACTGAATCTTGTATTATCTCATCCCTTACAACATTATTCATTATAGTCATctagaaaatttttattagtaTGAAccaaataaataattgtgtaaacagatgtaaaaataaactaataGTGTACTTCATTGTGCATTGAATCATTTTGCAGCGAATCATAGAATTTTTTCTGCATTTTCCGGAAAGAGATTGAGAGAGGCACGAGATCAGTGGCGATTTTAGCCTTTGCATTTTTCCTTAGAAGATGCTCAATGTAGTTGTCAACCTCCTTCGAAATCTTCTCAGTATTGATTTCAATTTTCTTAAAAGTTGTGGTAATCTCAACTGATAAGTTTGAAATCTTCTCATAGTCGCCCCTGCCTGCCTTCCCAAAAACGTTCAGGAGGTTCATGTTCTGCAGTTTCTCCAGCTCTTTCACCTTCACTCGGGCATTAGATAACAGATAATTGCATTCATCCACTAACTCTAGCCACTCTGGTAATATCTCCATAGTTACATGGCCAGGAGCTGTGGCTTCATTctctaaaaaattcaataaAGTTATGATATGTAAGGAGAAttggtgtaaaattatgtcaattaagtataaaagGGATTAATAGTAGACGAATTGAGAAATACCGTTAGAAGATGATTCATTGGGGTCAGAAGTGGAATCGTCTTTTTTAATATCGAATCTATGTGCCTTTTCTCTCTCTTTATGGCGAACGTGCTGGTAAGTATGTGTTAAATTGCGATGAAATACTACTGTTTTAGGCATCTAACCTctataatacattaaaatgaataataaattaaaaatcatgaaaaattattaaaattgtacagaatatataaaataaatggttaaaataataaaagatGTGAAAACAGAATGGAAAAATAGGGATATCAGTAACGAAATACTAAATCTAgacttaaaataataaaataaaaaatgatggAAAAAATATTGGAAAGCAGATTATGCGGAAAGTTCAGTTAAAAGTGCTCTTGAGTCTTCAGGAAGCTTGGCCAGTGCTGCTAACTTAGCCTTTCTTAGCTTTTCTCTCTCAAGAGTCTTGGCCTTGTAATACTCTTGGGAACGTTCCTTCCTACGATCTTCTAACTTCTTAACCAATCCATCATAGTTCCATCCAACCTAATACAATGTTCAGttaatcattaaaattttatttaactagACCGaagaaaatataaataaatccaAACCTTGGTTAAAACATCACCCAAACGTGCATAACGTCTGCCAGGTTTAAGTTTAAGGAAGCGTAAAGCGGATGTAACGACAtgttttttaactttagcATATTTAGGCGGTACTCCTTCAAAGGTTTTAAGGGTTTTTAAAGCATGGTTTCCTCTCTTGGTTTTATGAGGAAGCATACCTCTAACAACTCTTGCGAAAAACTTTGAAGGACTTCTAACATGGAATGGACCTCGGGCTGGGTTCGTATTGGTCTTCAGTCTCAGGAATCTTTGATATTTCactataataaattattattgttgttttttataaaattttaataaatatatttggTGGGAACTTACGTTTATTTCTAAAGAGTGATCCACTGATATTTATTTCCTCGCATCTAACAACTACAACCTTCTGGCCCGAAAGCAACTGTTTAGCAACAACAGAAGCTAGACGGCCCATCAAATGGCCCTTACCATCAAGGACAAGTGTCTaagaaattatttaacaataattcagtaaattgttataattagtaataaggggattattaactaataaaatatcaaaaacTAACTTctttaaacattttaaatcGTCTGAGactatataaaaataatataaatttataaatataatgataaaatcatattattttattgttcCCACACTGGTAATGCCCCATCTGTCATTAATGGAAAGATTCCTTTATTTTAGTCCTCGGTGGCACACATTTATCTTTTCACTgtgaattttaattttaaaatggatatacttttataataattggTAAATTATCTCGAAAATCTTTATGAACCCTAACTTATCCCTTATCAAGTCCatatttcattaattaattctattttaaacatttagTTAGTTATATGTACTTTTAACCATTGTAGGTTTTTTATTTGAGGTTAGTAATGATTTTCCCGTTCCAATTTATTGATtcaaattcataaattacacaacaattttattgattagctttttatatcattttttattatttattgttcattttatttgttatattattttttaattttattttatattttaaatggAATGTGCTTGGTACTAATAACTAGATTACTAGATATGTTGATTTCAAATGACTTTAGCTGTAGAATATCCTAGATCCCACCTTCGGGATTTCTTTGGCTTCAAAACTCCAATCTTCAACTCCGAGGCCGATTATTCCCTTATTCGGATCCCATTTGAACCCTCTTCCGAACCTTTGGATACTCCAATATCATGTGTAAGAAATTTGAAGCTTTTTTCTTCTTTAAAGTTGACCAAACTTTTAAATCTGCTAAAAAATGACATTTACAAGGCAGTTGATGTTATCTTCTCAGATCTTGTTACAGCTTTGGTACTGAAACGCCTAGGATATCTGTCAACTCGCAACTACAGACTatataaagttattttaaaatatttcgGGCCCTTCCTATATAGACCGTTGAGACTAAGAAAATACTCTgattatagtattaagtgTGATAAATCCggtgattttaaaatttgcaAGTGTTTATTGAGGACTTCAAGAAGaagttttttaaatgtattatataaacttCTAAACTCATGTCTGTATATAAAAAGTTCAATTCTGGGATTTAATATCACTATAAGTCATATACACACCgtaatttactatactactgtTGATGTGGTTGATGGTTACAATACTAAGAATtcaacacattatttaagtGATTCTCCCTTAGATAAGGAGGATTGGGATACGCTAGACATATTAGAGTCTAGTACATCATTTGGATACCTTAgattatgtaattttatatctAAAGTGTTGTTTAAGAACAATAATGATGTGGATATGTTAGTCTCAAGAGCTTCCACCTGGAGTAGATTTGACACCAAATATATTAAGGAAACATTGATTGccttattatttattaacagtTTAAGAGTAAGAAAACCGGTTAAAAACATATTttcagattttaaaaaaatgttaaattttaacttcaaCTATCACTGGAACCTTTTATCATCAGTTAACACTAATAACTTAAACCTATTTTTACCATTTCTGACTCTGTTCCactcaattattaataacgAAACAAGAACCTTTGATCCACCTACGAGTAACAATTATGGGTTAATACATAGCAAGTGTTGGATACCTAAAAACTTAATATTGGActgtaaatataatttaccctATGTAAGATACTTGATTTTAGTAGTCAAATCGCTGTTGAATGATCCTACAATCTCGAATCTTCTTTCCTTAATTGATTTGTTTGTTCATTACTTCAGTTACAGTACACTTAAATTCGGCTTTCTAAAGTGCTCTATTCCATATAATTGCCTTAGGTGTACTTCAATATTTACGGAGGTTTACTGCGGGTTGATGAACATTTTAGAACGTATGCGTCAACTGAGCTGTTATTACCCACACCTAAATCTGATTAGAatgttgataaaaaatgagtTAAATAGGCTAAAAACAAGTTTCTTCGTTTCTTTTATTGATGAGGACATTTCAGACTTTTTAGTGAATTACACTtttaagaataatttaatccCAGATATCTTGGAACGGAACTTGGTAAGAAGCCACTATTCCCCCAAATATTCAAAGTACCTAAAGTACCTTTTCTGCTTCAAACTTCTGAAGAAATGCCTAGATAATAAATCCAGCATAATTATTAAGGAGAATATAATAGCAAACTCGTCAAAGTGTTCTTGGTTCTTAATGTTACTTTTCTGTGTTGACACTCATGTCAAGTCAGTTGATCCTACTATGgcaataaataaaacacTTTCTAACAGTACATACTTACACTTGGAAAATTTAAGCTATAAACCTCCTAGAGatcataattataaatttgtttactGTGGCAATAACATGCTGAACGATCAATTTGagattatttataatttatatgttGGGAAACTATCAATTCATCAGTACCTAGACGCCTTTGATATTAGCGATAAGCTTAATATTATTCAGAGAACACAGTCATGCTTAGTGCTTTCTAAGAACTTGGATTATGTTGAAATGGTACTCGAACAACTTGTTCAAGCACTTGTCATTGACCCTGGAGACAGAATACTTAACTTGCTATACATATCCCTCAATGATTTCAACGTCACTAGTAAGATCTTCTACCACCTCTCATGCCTTTTACATTCCAACATTAACAATTCCACAAATCACAAGATTGTCACCTTCATAGTATCTTTTTAACTAGTTAATACAGTTATAcagttttattaaataactgttcaataaattttttagagGTTCATATTCAATTTATTGTCTGAAAAGGATAGAAACATATACGgaaatcaaattttacttCATGGGCAACTATTAAACCTCACGTATTCTAATAGttatattagttttagCTACTTATTTGattgatttattaactCTAAAATACACTATTCATTTATTGacaatatttaataacttATCCAACATACTCCTTAATCttctaaataataatttcttaGGCTAAGATTGGGTGAATTGCCTTTGTCGAAGAGATATAATGAGCTGAATAGGAAGATTTTGGATATCAGCGAATCTATAAACAACCAGCCGAAcctttatttatataaagaTTCATCGGATATACTCTACAATGATAATATTGAACTGAATTCAACAAGCAGTGAAGGTAATCCATTAGGTCAAGTCCGTTCGATACAAAATGAACCTAATTCCACAAgttttaaatcaaattcCACTGATGAGAGACTTAataataactatgtaaagTTCAATTTTAGCCTTAGTGAGTACGATAATAGAGATAGTAGATCCTTCTCTACCCTTAGTCAATCAGACTCTTACGACGGCAAACTCTATTTAAACTATAGTGAACGTGATCTCGATGAATCTGGGAGAATTGTTGGAATAAATTTAGACTCAGTAAAGATATTAAATTCGGCCACAAGAGCACCGTTCATGGTCAGCTATAAACTAACTGATGGTACTGAGAGAACTTACATTTATAAGATGAAAGATGATTTAAGACAAGACTGTTTAGCTATTCAGATGAAGCAGTTTCTACTCCAGATATTTTACAATCACGAGTTGTTTGTCTATCTGAGACCATTTCTCGTTATTCCCTACTCCCGAGTCCTGTTTGAAATCTTCTCAAAGAGTAAAATCAACGATATTTCACTGAGCAGTTATTTTAACCCTAAAGGTTCCGAAATTGGTGGAGTTGTGGGCTTTATCCCGGACACTATCAGCAGACATAATATCGGAAAGGAATTTGGTGTTCCCATTAAGCACTTTTTCCTAAAGAGATTTGGACACCAATTCTCTCCCAACTACATTAAAGCCGTTGACAACTTCATCACTTCACTAGCAGGATATGCATTACTCT
This region includes:
- the rpl16c gene encoding ribosomal protein L13, producing the protein MFKETLVLDGKGHLMGRLASVVAKQLLSGQKVVVVRCEEINISGSLFRNKLKYQRFLRLKTNTNPARGPFHVRSPSKFFARVVRGMLPHKTKRGNHALKTLKTFEGVPPKYAKVKKHVVTSALRFLKLKPGRRYARLGDVLTKVGWNYDGLVKKLEDRRKERSQEYYKAKTLEREKLRKAKLAALAKLPEDSRALLTELSA
- the PI4KA1 gene encoding Phosphatidylinositol 3- and 4-kinase family protein, which gives rise to MTLAVEYPRSHLRDFFGFKTPIFNSEADYSLIRIPFEPSSEPLDTPISCVRNLKLFSSLKLTKLLNLLKNDIYKAVDVIFSDLVTALVLKRLGYLSTRNYRLYKVILKYFGPFLYRPLRLRKYSDYSIKCDKSGDFKICKCLLRTSRRSFLNVLYKLLNSCLYIKSSILGFNITISHIHTVIYYTTVDVVDGYNTKNSTHYLSDSPLDKEDWDTLDILESSTSFGYLRLCNFISKVLFKNNNDVDMLVSRASTWSRFDTKYIKETLIALLFINSLRVRKPVKNIFSDFKKMLNFNFNYHWNLLSSVNTNNLNLFLPFLTLFHSIINNETRTFDPPTSNNYGLIHSKCWIPKNLILDCKYNLPYVRYLILVVKSLLNDPTISNLLSLIDLFVHYFSYSTLKFGFLKCSIPYNCLRCTSIFTEVYCGLMNILERMRQLSCYYPHLNLIRMLIKNELNRLKTSFFVSFIDEDISDFLVNYTFKNNLIPDILERNLVRSHYSPKYSKYLKYLFCFKLLKKCLDNKSSIIIKENIIANSSKCSWFLMLLFCVDTHVKSVDPTMAINKTLSNSTYLHLENLSYKPPRDHNYKFVYCGNNMLNDQFEIIYNLYVGKLSIHQYLDAFDISDKLNIIQRTQSCLVLSKNLDYVEMVLEQLVQALVIDPGDRILNLLYISLNDFNVTSKIFYHLSCLLHSNINNSTNHKIVTFIRFIFNLLSEKDRNIYGNQILLHGQLLNLTLRLGELPLSKRYNELNRKILDISESINNQPNLYLYKDSSDILYNDNIELNSTSSEGNPLGQVRSIQNEPNSTSFKSNSTDERLNNNYVKFNFSLSEYDNRDSRSFSTLSQSDSYDGKLYLNYSERDLDESGRIVGINLDSVKILNSATRAPFMVSYKLTDGTERTYIYKMKDDLRQDCLAIQMKQFLLQIFYNHELFVYLRPFLVIPYSRVLFEIFSKSKINDISLSSYFNPKGSEIGGVVGFIPDTISRHNIGKEFGVPIKHFFLKRFGHQFSPNYIKAVDNFITSLAGYALLSFLLQVKDRHNGNLLFTSSGHIIHIDFGFILGASPAKDLQFELAPFKFTPEMVDFMGGSKSDNFKRFIHLLLNSYMALRTHSNLIITLVKLLQYSNIPCFRKSTLMKLKRRLRLNDSPNEAKEYIMRKIYYALNSKTTKLYDFVQSYQQGIEH
- the SYP41 gene encoding SNARE domain protein, yielding MPKTVVFHRNLTHTYQHVRHKEREKAHRFDIKKDDSTSDPNESSSNENEATAPGHVTMEILPEWLELVDECNYLLSNARVKVKELEKLQNMNLLNVFGKAGRGDYEKISNLSVEITTTFKKIEINTEKISKEVDNYIEHLLRKNAKAKIATDLVPLSISFRKMQKKFYDSLQNDSMHNEMTIMNNVVRDEIIQDSVQTSHDNIADRTLRLQQIALTVQDLKDMYTQMSTMLVEQGSMLDQIDYNVKEFSRNSHKFAQELKRRHERDNPKKAIKTVRYLVTVIFVQLVFVIIKFA